From Xiphophorus hellerii strain 12219 chromosome 6, Xiphophorus_hellerii-4.1, whole genome shotgun sequence, the proteins below share one genomic window:
- the cahz gene encoding carbonic anhydrase isoform X2 has translation MSHGWGYGPSDGPDKWAENFPLANGPRQSPINIVTKEAQYDPSLKRLKLQYDPSNARGILNNGHSFQVDFVDDTDSSTLTGGPISGTYRLKQFHFHWGGSDDRGSEHTINSVKFPCELHLVHWNTKYPSFGESADKPDGLAVVGIFLKIGAANPRLQKVLDALDSIKTKGKQTTFSNFDARTLLPGSLDYWTYDGSLTTPPLLESVTWIVLREPISVSPAQMAKFRNLLFTGEGEAACCMVDNFRPPQLLKGRQVRASFK, from the exons ATGTCTCACGGATGGGGATACGGACCGAGCGACG gaCCTGACAAGTGGGCAGAAAACTTCCCGCTTGCTAATGGACCCAGACAGTCTCCCATCAACATCGTTACCAAGGAGGCCCAATATGATCCGTCTCTGAAGCGTCTGAAACTTCAGTATGACCCCTCCAATGCCAGGGGCATTCTTAACAATGGACACTCCTTCCAGGTGGACTTTGTGGACGACACAGACAGCTCCA CCCTGACTGGAGGTCCCATCTCTGGAACATACCGACTGAAGCAATTTCATTTCCACTGGGGAGGCAGTGATGATAGAGGCTCAGAGCACACTATAAACAGCGTCAAGTTCCCTTGTGAG CTTCACCTGGTGCACTGGAATACTAAATATCCCAGCTTTGGGGAGTCTGCTGACAAGCCTGATGGACTGGCTGTGGTTGGAATCTTCCTCAAA ATTGGTGCAGCCAACCCCCGGCTTCAGAAAGTTCTGGATGCTTTGGACTCTATTAAGACAAAg GGAAAGCAGACAACTTTCTCTAACTTTGATGCAAGAACTCTTCTTCCTGGTTCTCTGGATTATTGGACTTATGATGGATCTTTGACAACCCCACCCCTTTTGGAGAGCGTCACCTGGATTGTCCTGAGGGAGCCTATAAGTGTCAGCCCTGCTCAG ATGGCAAAGTTTCGAAACCTCCTGTTCACTGGAGAAGGAGAGGCAGCGTGCTGCATGGTGGACAACTTCCGTCCTCCACAGCTCCTCAAGGGCCGTCAAGTCCGTGCTTCCTTTAAGTAA
- the cahz gene encoding carbonic anhydrase isoform X1: MMRCSTFPTLDTEGPDKWAENFPLANGPRQSPINIVTKEAQYDPSLKRLKLQYDPSNARGILNNGHSFQVDFVDDTDSSTLTGGPISGTYRLKQFHFHWGGSDDRGSEHTINSVKFPCELHLVHWNTKYPSFGESADKPDGLAVVGIFLKIGAANPRLQKVLDALDSIKTKGKQTTFSNFDARTLLPGSLDYWTYDGSLTTPPLLESVTWIVLREPISVSPAQMAKFRNLLFTGEGEAACCMVDNFRPPQLLKGRQVRASFK, from the exons ATGATGCGCTGCTCGACGTTCCCAACTCTGGACACTGAAG gaCCTGACAAGTGGGCAGAAAACTTCCCGCTTGCTAATGGACCCAGACAGTCTCCCATCAACATCGTTACCAAGGAGGCCCAATATGATCCGTCTCTGAAGCGTCTGAAACTTCAGTATGACCCCTCCAATGCCAGGGGCATTCTTAACAATGGACACTCCTTCCAGGTGGACTTTGTGGACGACACAGACAGCTCCA CCCTGACTGGAGGTCCCATCTCTGGAACATACCGACTGAAGCAATTTCATTTCCACTGGGGAGGCAGTGATGATAGAGGCTCAGAGCACACTATAAACAGCGTCAAGTTCCCTTGTGAG CTTCACCTGGTGCACTGGAATACTAAATATCCCAGCTTTGGGGAGTCTGCTGACAAGCCTGATGGACTGGCTGTGGTTGGAATCTTCCTCAAA ATTGGTGCAGCCAACCCCCGGCTTCAGAAAGTTCTGGATGCTTTGGACTCTATTAAGACAAAg GGAAAGCAGACAACTTTCTCTAACTTTGATGCAAGAACTCTTCTTCCTGGTTCTCTGGATTATTGGACTTATGATGGATCTTTGACAACCCCACCCCTTTTGGAGAGCGTCACCTGGATTGTCCTGAGGGAGCCTATAAGTGTCAGCCCTGCTCAG ATGGCAAAGTTTCGAAACCTCCTGTTCACTGGAGAAGGAGAGGCAGCGTGCTGCATGGTGGACAACTTCCGTCCTCCACAGCTCCTCAAGGGCCGTCAAGTCCGTGCTTCCTTTAAGTAA
- the cahz gene encoding carbonic anhydrase isoform X3: MDGSLNVSFPVFHALTGGPISGTYRLKQFHFHWGGSDDRGSEHTINSVKFPCELHLVHWNTKYPSFGESADKPDGLAVVGIFLKIGAANPRLQKVLDALDSIKTKGKQTTFSNFDARTLLPGSLDYWTYDGSLTTPPLLESVTWIVLREPISVSPAQMAKFRNLLFTGEGEAACCMVDNFRPPQLLKGRQVRASFK; the protein is encoded by the exons atgGATGGAAGTCTAAATGTATCATTTCCAGTTTTTCATG CCCTGACTGGAGGTCCCATCTCTGGAACATACCGACTGAAGCAATTTCATTTCCACTGGGGAGGCAGTGATGATAGAGGCTCAGAGCACACTATAAACAGCGTCAAGTTCCCTTGTGAG CTTCACCTGGTGCACTGGAATACTAAATATCCCAGCTTTGGGGAGTCTGCTGACAAGCCTGATGGACTGGCTGTGGTTGGAATCTTCCTCAAA ATTGGTGCAGCCAACCCCCGGCTTCAGAAAGTTCTGGATGCTTTGGACTCTATTAAGACAAAg GGAAAGCAGACAACTTTCTCTAACTTTGATGCAAGAACTCTTCTTCCTGGTTCTCTGGATTATTGGACTTATGATGGATCTTTGACAACCCCACCCCTTTTGGAGAGCGTCACCTGGATTGTCCTGAGGGAGCCTATAAGTGTCAGCCCTGCTCAG ATGGCAAAGTTTCGAAACCTCCTGTTCACTGGAGAAGGAGAGGCAGCGTGCTGCATGGTGGACAACTTCCGTCCTCCACAGCTCCTCAAGGGCCGTCAAGTCCGTGCTTCCTTTAAGTAA